The Pirellulales bacterium genome contains a region encoding:
- a CDS encoding metal-dependent transcriptional regulator — MASLTVENYLKTIYQICVGQEGKSAATGQLAAALAVSPGTVTSMLKTLSDSELATYTPYEGARLTAAGNSLALRILRRHRLIELFLTKTLDLTWDEVHEEAENMEHAVSDLLVDRIDAFLGYPPVDPHGDPIPRADGSLVDEARRPLAECEVGVEFRLARVIDQSPEFLRYLSEAGLPLGAVGRVTANRAEAGIVTVNVAGQDTTLGRQAAEKILVAAG; from the coding sequence TTGGCTAGCCTGACAGTAGAAAACTACCTGAAGACTATTTACCAAATCTGCGTCGGGCAGGAAGGTAAATCCGCCGCCACAGGCCAGCTGGCAGCAGCGCTGGCCGTCTCGCCGGGGACGGTGACCAGCATGCTCAAAACGCTGAGCGATAGCGAACTGGCCACCTACACACCCTACGAAGGCGCGCGTTTAACCGCGGCGGGCAACTCATTAGCGCTGCGGATATTGCGCCGCCACCGGCTCATCGAGTTGTTCCTTACCAAAACCTTGGATCTTACCTGGGACGAGGTACACGAAGAGGCCGAAAACATGGAGCACGCCGTCAGCGATCTGCTCGTGGACCGCATCGACGCGTTTCTTGGCTATCCGCCCGTCGATCCACACGGCGATCCGATTCCACGGGCCGATGGTTCACTGGTCGACGAGGCTCGCCGACCGCTGGCAGAATGCGAAGTGGGGGTCGAGTTTCGCCTGGCGCGCGTAATCGATCAATCGCCTGAGTTCCTGCGATATCTGAGCGAGGCTGGGTTGCCGTTAGGCGCAGTCGGCCGCGTGACAGCCAACCGCGCCGAGGCGGGCATCGTGACGGTCAACGTCGCCGGCCAGGACACAACACTAGGCCGGCAAGCGGCGGAGAAGATCCTCGTTGCGGCAGGCTAG